The Streptomyces phaeolivaceus genome has a window encoding:
- a CDS encoding sensor domain-containing protein, with the protein MKITGVSFVAVTIAVALLTGGCGGGGGGGDRRLPTRAEVSAALLREADLTGYDQIQPDKEAVPPDGSDRPKCLRALNDLDYGTPASDTAAQARIEFGHSQLGPWIRQTLRVYRDDSAAGKAYERVLADLADCGEFTITWSDLARSGTERLRETTDPRLGDRSWAADIQVELGGFPSGETKTLVQRGRLLVVISHAAAPDAPPRRETEDITRRATDRATRALDV; encoded by the coding sequence ATGAAGATCACTGGGGTATCGTTCGTCGCCGTCACCATCGCCGTCGCCCTGCTGACCGGCGGCTGCGGGGGCGGGGGTGGAGGTGGGGACCGTCGGCTGCCCACCCGGGCCGAGGTCTCCGCCGCGCTGCTGCGGGAGGCCGATCTCACCGGCTACGACCAGATCCAGCCGGACAAGGAGGCCGTACCGCCGGACGGTTCGGACCGGCCGAAGTGTCTGCGCGCCCTCAACGACCTCGACTACGGAACCCCGGCCTCCGACACGGCGGCGCAGGCGCGGATCGAGTTCGGGCACAGCCAGTTGGGGCCGTGGATCCGCCAGACCCTCCGGGTCTACCGTGACGACTCCGCCGCCGGGAAGGCGTACGAGCGGGTCCTCGCCGACCTCGCGGACTGCGGGGAGTTCACCATCACCTGGTCCGATCTCGCGCGGTCCGGGACGGAACGGCTGCGGGAGACGACCGATCCCCGTCTGGGGGACCGGAGTTGGGCGGCCGACATCCAGGTGGAGCTGGGCGGCTTCCCCTCCGGGGAGACCAAGACGCTCGTACAGCGGGGCAGGCTCCTCGTCGTCATCAGCCACGCTGCGGCCCCGGACGCACCGCCGAGGCGGGAGACCGAGGACATCACCCGACGGGCCACGGACCGTGCGACCCGCGCACTCGATGTCTGA
- a CDS encoding M48 family metalloprotease, with protein MTEPRAGASPALPHPTSTQFLLLLLMVSAASLFAGTWWGVLTRDGWTARRENCLRRAAETAGATGDLSATTRCLDDLLSRESAVSLLGPAAVLALTALAVLVTTFWRLLRWHRHPLPVPARTVAALKTCLAEAGHAPALPPKPVIERSGGLCRLRAEAQAYGLFGRQYVIVANHKPLSEPRSVGPEHDRGGMATLRHEVAHLRTGDVGRGRFAFHALWLFPTVVVLPLAVAAIGRPADLALSLGWRLAAVTAVVLLAFAAFVRIREYEADRAADTAPADPGGMAFAVEQSLNAGRNDRSARSRARLPGVLRLHPHDRSRLQALKEPGGPRRLLLTSCLIAGTAVGTAFQEIALLFEAGTAGDTFLSYWLTGLLTGTAVAAVVSVSVWRDGHGTRDTLLPGALLGLALVAGSQLSPRAAGAWERLFPTALVRGDNYALLGARPVAVLPLVAVAVVGGTVFVSWSRALAPVRFRSAPRPWVAIALGGLVLSVPLAVWFQLQRLVATSYVSPRAVARLLLTPVVYGGLCAGGVVALVVLWTARRRSWRSAAVAGACVCATALLPLTAVAVGTVVDRRASPDPPLIRPTDDPDRPDDFPEGDLPVLPSATSADRNPAVEPALACFVFVNASTERLHSRDGLREVLEQMRVTRDARLRAVVLRVLGDLEGDTGFDTGAAVREVHSACKVVLAR; from the coding sequence GTGACGGAGCCGCGCGCCGGGGCCTCCCCCGCGCTGCCGCATCCGACGTCCACCCAGTTCCTGTTGCTGCTGCTCATGGTGAGCGCCGCGTCGCTCTTCGCCGGGACCTGGTGGGGCGTCCTCACCCGGGACGGCTGGACGGCCCGACGCGAGAACTGTCTGCGCCGGGCCGCCGAGACCGCCGGAGCCACCGGCGACCTGAGCGCCACGACCCGCTGCCTGGACGACCTGCTGTCACGGGAGTCGGCCGTCAGCCTGCTCGGCCCGGCGGCGGTACTCGCCCTCACCGCGCTGGCCGTCCTGGTCACCACGTTCTGGCGGCTGCTGCGCTGGCACCGCCACCCGCTGCCGGTCCCCGCCCGGACGGTGGCGGCCCTGAAGACCTGCCTCGCCGAGGCCGGTCACGCCCCCGCCCTCCCGCCGAAGCCGGTCATCGAGCGCAGCGGCGGCCTCTGCCGCCTCCGCGCGGAGGCACAGGCGTACGGGCTGTTCGGCCGCCAGTACGTGATCGTCGCCAACCACAAACCCCTTTCCGAGCCCAGGTCGGTGGGCCCGGAGCACGACCGCGGCGGCATGGCGACCCTGCGCCACGAGGTCGCGCATCTGCGCACCGGGGACGTGGGCCGCGGCCGGTTCGCCTTCCACGCCCTGTGGCTCTTCCCGACCGTCGTCGTCCTCCCTCTGGCGGTCGCCGCGATCGGCCGTCCGGCGGACCTCGCGCTGTCCCTGGGCTGGCGGCTCGCCGCGGTGACCGCCGTGGTCCTGCTGGCCTTCGCCGCGTTCGTCCGCATCCGCGAGTACGAGGCGGACCGCGCCGCCGACACGGCCCCGGCGGACCCGGGCGGGATGGCGTTCGCCGTGGAGCAGTCGTTGAATGCGGGGCGGAACGACCGGTCGGCCCGGTCGCGGGCGCGGCTGCCCGGGGTACTGCGGCTGCATCCCCACGACCGCAGCCGGTTGCAGGCGCTGAAGGAGCCGGGCGGACCCCGTCGGCTGCTTCTCACCTCGTGTCTGATCGCGGGCACCGCCGTCGGGACCGCCTTCCAGGAGATCGCCCTGCTGTTCGAAGCCGGCACGGCGGGCGACACCTTCCTCTCCTACTGGCTCACCGGACTGCTCACCGGCACGGCCGTCGCCGCCGTGGTGTCGGTCTCGGTGTGGCGCGACGGCCACGGCACACGGGACACCCTGCTCCCCGGCGCGCTGCTGGGACTCGCGCTCGTGGCGGGCTCCCAGCTGTCCCCCCGAGCCGCGGGCGCCTGGGAACGGCTGTTCCCCACCGCGCTCGTCCGGGGCGACAACTACGCGCTCCTCGGCGCCCGGCCGGTCGCGGTACTGCCGCTCGTGGCGGTCGCGGTCGTCGGCGGAACCGTCTTCGTGTCCTGGTCCCGGGCGCTGGCGCCGGTACGGTTCCGGTCGGCGCCCAGGCCCTGGGTGGCGATCGCCCTCGGGGGCCTGGTGCTCTCCGTACCGCTGGCGGTCTGGTTCCAACTCCAGCGGCTGGTGGCCACGTCGTACGTCTCCCCGCGCGCCGTCGCGCGGCTGCTGCTGACTCCGGTGGTGTACGGCGGGTTGTGCGCAGGCGGGGTGGTCGCGCTCGTGGTGCTGTGGACGGCACGCCGGAGGTCATGGCGCTCCGCGGCCGTCGCCGGGGCCTGCGTCTGCGCCACCGCGCTGCTGCCGCTCACCGCGGTGGCCGTGGGCACGGTGGTCGACCGCCGTGCCTCCCCCGACCCGCCGCTGATCCGGCCGACCGACGACCCCGACCGCCCGGACGACTTCCCGGAGGGGGACCTGCCCGTTCTGCCGAGTGCCACGTCCGCCGACCGGAACCCGGCCGTCGAACCGGCGCTCGCCTGCTTCGTCTTCGTGAACGCGTCCACCGAGCGCCTCCACTCCCGCGACGGTCTCCGGGAGGTTCTGGAGCAGATGAGGGTGACCCGCGACGCGCGACTGCGCGCGGTCGTCCTGCGCGTCCTCGGCGACCTGGAGGGCGACACCGGCTTCGACACGGGAGCGGCCGTCCGGGAGGTCCATTCCGCGTGCAAGGTCGTGCTGGCCCGCTGA
- a CDS encoding pyridoxal phosphate-dependent aminotransferase — protein sequence MEFRQSNKLSEVCYEIRGPVIEHADALEKAGHSVLRLNTGNPALFGFEAPEEILQDMIRMLPQAHGYTDSRGILSARRAVAGRYQTLGLEVGVDDVFLGNGISELISMAVQALVEDGDEILIPAPDFPLWTAVTTLAGGKAVHYLCDEQADWYPDLDDMASKITDRTKAVVIINPNNPTGAVYPKEIIEGILDLARRHGLMVFADEIYDQILYDDAVHHSVAALAPDLVVLTFCGLSKTYRVAGFRSGWLVVTGPKQHARNYLEGLTMLASMRLCANAPAQYAIQAALGGRQSIHDLTAPGGRLHEQRTVAWEKLNEIPGVSCVKPKGSLYAFPRLDPKVHKIHDDEKFVLDLLLREKIQVVQGTGFNWPTPDHFRILTLPHADDLDAAISRIGRFLSGYRQ from the coding sequence ATGGAGTTCCGGCAGTCGAACAAGCTCAGCGAGGTCTGTTACGAGATCCGCGGCCCGGTCATCGAGCACGCCGACGCACTGGAGAAGGCGGGGCACAGCGTGCTGCGCCTGAACACCGGCAACCCCGCGCTGTTCGGTTTCGAGGCGCCGGAGGAGATCCTCCAGGACATGATCCGGATGCTGCCCCAGGCACACGGCTACACCGACTCGCGCGGCATCCTCTCCGCCCGCCGGGCCGTGGCGGGGCGCTATCAGACCCTCGGCCTGGAGGTCGGCGTCGACGACGTCTTCCTCGGCAACGGCATCTCCGAGCTGATCTCGATGGCCGTACAGGCGCTGGTCGAGGACGGCGACGAGATCCTCATCCCCGCCCCGGACTTCCCGCTCTGGACGGCCGTCACCACCCTCGCGGGCGGCAAGGCCGTCCACTACCTCTGCGACGAGCAGGCCGACTGGTACCCGGACCTGGACGACATGGCGTCGAAGATCACGGACCGCACCAAGGCCGTGGTCATCATCAACCCCAACAACCCCACCGGCGCGGTCTATCCGAAGGAGATCATCGAGGGCATCCTCGACCTCGCCCGCCGCCATGGACTGATGGTGTTCGCCGACGAGATCTACGACCAGATCCTGTACGACGACGCCGTGCACCACTCGGTCGCGGCGCTCGCCCCCGACCTGGTCGTGCTGACCTTCTGCGGGCTGTCGAAGACGTACCGGGTGGCGGGCTTCCGCTCGGGCTGGCTGGTGGTGACCGGCCCGAAGCAGCACGCGAGGAACTATCTGGAGGGCCTGACCATGCTGGCCTCCATGCGTCTGTGCGCCAACGCGCCCGCCCAGTACGCCATCCAGGCCGCGCTGGGCGGCCGGCAGTCCATCCACGACCTGACCGCGCCGGGCGGCCGACTGCACGAACAGCGCACGGTGGCCTGGGAGAAGCTCAACGAGATCCCCGGGGTGTCGTGCGTGAAGCCGAAGGGCTCGCTGTACGCCTTTCCCCGTCTCGACCCCAAGGTCCACAAGATCCACGACGACGAGAAGTTCGTCCTGGATCTGCTCCTGCGGGAGAAGATCCAGGTGGTCCAGGGCACCGGCTTCAACTGGCCCACCCCCGACCACTTCCGCATCCTCACCCTCCCCCACGCCGACGACCTGGACGCGGCGATCAGCCGGATCGGACGATTCCTGAGCGGATATCGACAATAG
- a CDS encoding winged helix-turn-helix transcriptional regulator, which produces MSPRRSYDQYCSAARALDVVGDRWTLLIVRELLAGPRRYTDLHADLPGVSTDVLAGRLKDMERDGLTTRRRLPPPGAVYVYELTGRGRELLPVLQALGTWGEAALGERRATDAVRAHWFALPLLRALDGFAPGLVEVRLDEGEFHVWVGAEKGRPVYGDGPAGEAADVRLTFDAGTCGELGRGELGLRDAVRAGRVGVVGEGALAKELRDG; this is translated from the coding sequence ATGTCACCACGCCGAAGCTACGACCAGTACTGTTCCGCCGCCCGCGCCCTCGATGTCGTGGGCGACCGCTGGACCCTGCTGATCGTCCGCGAACTGCTGGCCGGCCCGCGCCGCTACACGGATCTCCACGCCGACCTGCCGGGAGTGAGCACGGACGTCCTCGCCGGGCGGCTGAAGGACATGGAACGCGACGGGCTGACCACGCGGCGCCGACTGCCGCCGCCGGGAGCGGTGTACGTGTACGAACTCACCGGGCGCGGGCGGGAGTTGCTGCCGGTGTTGCAGGCGTTGGGGACGTGGGGGGAGGCGGCGCTCGGGGAGCGGCGGGCCACGGACGCGGTGCGGGCGCACTGGTTCGCGCTGCCGTTGCTCCGGGCGCTCGACGGGTTCGCCCCCGGGCTCGTCGAAGTCCGGCTGGACGAAGGGGAGTTCCATGTGTGGGTGGGCGCGGAGAAGGGGCGGCCGGTGTACGGGGACGGGCCCGCGGGGGAGGCGGCGGACGTACGGCTCACCTTCGACGCGGGCACCTGCGGTGAGCTCGGCCGGGGAGAGCTGGGGTTGAGGGATGCGGTGCGGGCGGGGCGGGTGGGGGTGGTGGGGGAGGGGGCGTTGGCCAAGGAGTTGAGGGACGGGTGA
- a CDS encoding VWA domain-containing protein, translating into MITRQRLAAGVFVLLAVLTAGIAVPTTAVADETTALAPKVNLLLDVSGSMRAKDIDGQSRMAAAKQAFNEVLDATPEEVQLGIRTLGANYPGDDRKTGCKDTAQLYPVGPLDRTEAKAAVATLAPTGWTPIGPALLKAADDLEGGEGTKRIVLISDGEDTCAPLDPCEVAREIAAKGIGLTIDTLGLVPNAKMRLQLSCIAEATGGSYTSIEHRDELTDRVNQLVDRAADPVVVPKAVEGAETCAEARTIESGLYTDREEFGQQRWYRVEVKPGQELRASVSVAADRDINPDYGVLLRAVTTKNREIVRGEAAGNGRTDVISTGLRYPKAEVEDEDDSGGSSDEDAAETVCLQVTHSYSPASGVKTTPGLPLEITVDVVEGPDRSADVASFGLGRGWWLLGVLVLVGFLAGALWGWLSRWRLAVWRTN; encoded by the coding sequence ATGATCACAAGACAACGGCTGGCAGCAGGGGTGTTCGTCCTGCTCGCCGTCCTGACGGCCGGGATCGCGGTCCCGACCACGGCCGTCGCCGACGAGACCACGGCCCTCGCGCCCAAGGTCAACCTCCTGCTGGACGTGAGCGGTTCGATGCGGGCCAAGGACATCGACGGGCAGTCCCGGATGGCCGCGGCGAAGCAGGCGTTCAACGAGGTGTTGGACGCCACGCCCGAGGAGGTCCAGCTCGGCATCCGTACGCTCGGCGCGAACTACCCGGGGGACGACCGGAAGACGGGCTGCAAGGACACCGCGCAGCTCTACCCGGTGGGGCCGCTGGACCGCACCGAGGCGAAGGCGGCGGTGGCGACGCTGGCGCCGACCGGCTGGACCCCGATCGGCCCGGCGCTGCTGAAGGCGGCCGACGATCTGGAGGGCGGCGAGGGCACCAAGCGGATCGTGCTGATCAGCGACGGCGAGGACACCTGCGCCCCGCTGGACCCGTGCGAGGTGGCCCGGGAGATCGCGGCGAAGGGCATCGGTCTGACCATCGACACGCTCGGTCTGGTCCCGAACGCCAAGATGCGGCTCCAGCTGAGCTGTATCGCCGAGGCGACCGGCGGTTCGTACACGTCGATCGAGCACCGTGACGAACTCACCGACCGTGTCAACCAGTTGGTCGACCGGGCCGCCGATCCGGTGGTCGTGCCGAAGGCCGTCGAGGGCGCGGAGACCTGCGCCGAGGCGCGCACGATCGAGTCCGGTCTGTACACCGACCGCGAGGAGTTCGGTCAACAGCGCTGGTACCGCGTGGAGGTGAAGCCGGGTCAGGAGCTGCGGGCCTCGGTGAGCGTCGCCGCCGACCGTGACATCAACCCGGACTACGGGGTGCTGCTGCGCGCGGTGACCACGAAGAACCGCGAGATCGTACGCGGCGAGGCGGCCGGCAACGGCCGTACGGACGTCATCTCGACCGGCTTGCGCTACCCGAAGGCGGAGGTCGAGGACGAGGACGACTCCGGGGGTTCCTCGGACGAGGACGCCGCCGAGACCGTGTGTCTGCAGGTGACCCACTCCTACTCACCGGCGAGCGGGGTGAAGACCACGCCCGGTCTGCCGCTGGAGATCACCGTGGACGTCGTGGAGGGCCCCGACCGGTCCGCCGACGTGGCCTCCTTCGGCCTCGGCCGCGGCTGGTGGCTGCTCGGTGTGCTGGTGCTCGTCGGATTCCTGGCGGGTGCGCTGTGGGGCTGGCTGTCACGCTGGCGGCTCGCGGTCTGGAGGACCAACTGA
- a CDS encoding IucA/IucC family protein — protein MDRHPLSDADAEAALGAELGAVRPDLTQPYTTALPGARAAVLSRLWRGLVHEPLPWVTRRDAGGDGVTLHLADGRRLHGPAVDPYGTAARVGEVWCDGRAYDRPGRLMTALTVPHGAAFAAELDHSVASLALSRAGRPATAVAPATSWEWEQAIVDGHPFHPNCRSRPGFSACDQLAYGPEHRQVVRLGLAPVEEALVVGEWPERFRDGGRVLVPVHPWQAAHVLKCPLGEVIEAHPLMSLRTLALADGGPHVKTALSARLTSSVRDISVYSIETSGIVSDFMAEVAARTDGLLHVTRTLGAVTAGSPDLAAVLRESPETYADTATGERVLPVAALATTELPRSPSWLADFTRLALTVSLRLLDLGVALEAHGQNLLVVLSPSGAPRRLVYRDLADIRVSPARLARHGVPAPAMSGRIITDDETTLRRKLFGALITGTLGATAGSTPVLREALATAVRDLPRTADLGTLLEGPVPTKALTLMRLSPERPGDIWAEVPTPLR, from the coding sequence GTGGACCGTCACCCGTTGTCCGACGCCGACGCCGAGGCGGCGCTCGGCGCCGAGCTGGGCGCCGTACGACCCGATCTGACGCAGCCGTACACGACCGCGCTGCCCGGCGCTCGGGCGGCCGTGCTGTCCCGGCTGTGGCGGGGCCTGGTGCATGAGCCGCTGCCCTGGGTGACGCGCCGGGACGCGGGCGGCGACGGGGTCACGCTGCACCTCGCCGACGGCCGCAGGCTGCACGGCCCGGCCGTGGACCCGTACGGCACCGCCGCGCGGGTCGGGGAGGTCTGGTGCGACGGGCGGGCGTACGACCGTCCGGGGCGGCTCATGACCGCCCTGACCGTGCCGCACGGTGCCGCCTTCGCCGCCGAACTCGACCACAGCGTGGCCTCGTTGGCGCTGTCGCGGGCCGGTCGGCCGGCGACCGCCGTGGCCCCGGCGACCAGTTGGGAGTGGGAGCAGGCGATCGTCGACGGGCATCCGTTCCACCCCAACTGCCGTTCCCGGCCCGGGTTCTCGGCGTGCGACCAGCTCGCCTACGGGCCGGAGCACCGGCAGGTGGTGCGGCTGGGGCTGGCGCCGGTGGAGGAGGCGCTGGTCGTCGGGGAGTGGCCGGAGCGGTTCCGGGACGGGGGGCGGGTGCTGGTCCCGGTGCATCCGTGGCAGGCGGCCCATGTCCTCAAGTGCCCTCTGGGGGAGGTGATCGAGGCGCATCCGCTGATGTCGCTGCGCACGCTCGCCCTCGCGGACGGCGGGCCGCACGTCAAGACCGCGCTGAGCGCCCGGCTGACCTCCTCCGTGCGGGACATCTCGGTCTACTCGATCGAGACCTCGGGGATCGTCTCGGACTTCATGGCGGAGGTCGCCGCCCGCACCGACGGGCTGCTGCACGTGACCCGGACGCTCGGCGCGGTCACCGCCGGTTCGCCCGATCTGGCGGCGGTGCTGCGGGAGTCGCCGGAGACGTACGCGGACACGGCGACCGGTGAACGGGTCCTGCCGGTGGCGGCGCTGGCGACGACCGAGCTGCCCCGGTCGCCGTCCTGGCTGGCGGACTTCACCCGACTCGCGCTCACGGTCTCCCTCCGGCTGCTCGACCTGGGCGTGGCCCTGGAGGCGCACGGCCAGAACCTCCTGGTGGTGCTGTCCCCGTCGGGTGCCCCCCGCCGTCTCGTCTACCGCGACCTCGCGGACATCCGGGTCAGCCCCGCCCGGCTCGCCCGGCACGGCGTTCCGGCCCCGGCCATGTCCGGCCGCATCATCACGGACGACGAGACGACCCTGCGCCGCAAGCTGTTCGGGGCCCTGATCACGGGCACGCTCGGCGCGACGGCCGGTTCGACGCCCGTGCTGCGCGAGGCGCTCGCCACCGCCGTACGGGATCTGCCGCGCACCGCCGATCTGGGCACGCTGCTGGAGGGGCCCGTACCGACGAAGGCGTTGACGCTGATGCGCCTTTCGCCGGAGCGGCCCGGCGACATCTGGGCGGAGGTACCGACGCCGCTGCGGTGA
- a CDS encoding IucA/IucC family protein has translation MDPVDRVDPVDATPPRDDIGAAADARAAAPLLNCLLREVAEPVGPDAPGAHRLRASGRLLRVRGTRRPTHPEVRTADAWQPLTHTELVKLTTEELRALTGLSNPELPAEMLDSREAVAAVLTARDRTPAPGDPYRRSEQSLITGHPFHPAPKARGGGPAAGWLPYAPEVYAHFPLTLLGVRADTVVEEGDTTALDALAPAPPGYRLLPAHPWQLDLLGDTLTEAFADGRLVRLGRTDGDVWPTAAIRTVYLPGSAPGAESGTESGGAPAVSDLFLKFSLDVRITNDIRRLWRHDLLKLRRTDRAVTEAFAALPGAWLSDRGYRTADFAFEELAVLVRDGLFGHVPPGTTPFLAAALTEGTEAFPGNPLADATDPEAWWEGYLRAVVPPALAAFHGHGVVLEAHLQNTVIACDPSGTPVRAVYRDAEGVKLLPDMTREAGWERLVYCLFVNNLLEIAAALAEHHPGLDPWPAVRHELARHPDVPEAVDLPDSPTLPGKTNLLLRWTGADGADARYLPLPNPIRRGRGRTE, from the coding sequence ATGGACCCCGTGGACCGAGTGGACCCAGTGGACGCCACCCCGCCCCGCGACGACATCGGCGCCGCCGCCGACGCCCGCGCCGCCGCGCCGCTGCTGAACTGTCTCCTGCGGGAGGTGGCGGAACCGGTCGGGCCGGACGCGCCCGGAGCGCACCGGCTCAGGGCGAGCGGCCGGCTGCTGCGCGTACGCGGCACCCGCCGCCCCACCCACCCCGAGGTGCGCACGGCGGACGCCTGGCAGCCCCTCACCCACACCGAACTCGTCAAGCTCACCACCGAGGAACTCCGCGCCCTCACCGGCCTGTCCAACCCCGAACTGCCCGCCGAGATGCTCGACAGCCGCGAGGCCGTGGCCGCCGTCCTCACCGCGCGCGACCGGACCCCGGCGCCCGGGGACCCGTACCGGCGTTCCGAACAGTCCCTGATCACCGGGCACCCCTTCCACCCCGCCCCCAAGGCCCGGGGCGGCGGCCCGGCCGCCGGCTGGCTGCCGTACGCGCCCGAGGTGTACGCCCACTTCCCGCTGACCCTCCTCGGGGTCCGTGCGGACACGGTGGTCGAGGAGGGCGACACCACCGCCCTGGACGCGCTGGCCCCGGCCCCGCCCGGCTACCGGCTGCTGCCCGCCCACCCCTGGCAACTCGACCTGCTCGGCGACACGTTGACGGAGGCCTTCGCCGACGGCCGCCTCGTACGGCTGGGCCGCACCGACGGTGACGTCTGGCCGACGGCGGCGATCCGCACGGTGTACCTGCCCGGCAGCGCGCCCGGGGCGGAGTCCGGAACGGAGTCCGGGGGCGCGCCGGCCGTATCCGACCTCTTCCTCAAGTTCAGCCTGGACGTGCGGATCACCAACGACATCCGCCGCCTGTGGCGCCACGACCTGCTCAAGCTGCGTCGTACGGACCGGGCGGTCACCGAGGCCTTCGCCGCACTGCCGGGCGCCTGGCTGAGCGACCGGGGCTACCGCACCGCCGACTTCGCCTTCGAGGAACTGGCGGTACTGGTCCGCGACGGTCTGTTCGGCCATGTGCCCCCCGGCACCACCCCTTTCCTCGCCGCCGCGCTCACCGAGGGCACCGAGGCGTTCCCGGGCAACCCGCTGGCCGACGCCACCGATCCCGAGGCCTGGTGGGAGGGGTATCTGAGGGCGGTCGTCCCCCCGGCCCTCGCCGCCTTCCACGGCCACGGCGTCGTCCTGGAGGCGCATCTCCAGAACACCGTCATCGCCTGCGACCCCTCCGGCACACCCGTACGGGCCGTGTACCGCGACGCCGAGGGCGTGAAGCTCCTCCCGGACATGACCCGCGAGGCGGGCTGGGAACGGCTGGTGTACTGCCTCTTCGTCAACAACCTCCTGGAGATCGCGGCGGCCCTGGCCGAACACCACCCGGGCCTCGACCCCTGGCCCGCCGTACGACACGAACTGGCCCGCCACCCGGACGTGCCCGAGGCCGTCGACCTGCCCGACTCGCCGACCCTCCCCGGCAAGACGAACCTGCTGCTCCGCTGGACGGGCGCGGACGGAGCCGACGCCCGCTATCTGCCCCTGCCCAACCCGATCCGGCGAGGGCGGGGCAGGACGGAGTAG